TTCTGAGGCAGGATCTTATGGACGTGATACGAGGGGATTAATCCGTATGCATCAATTTGATAAAGTGGAAATGGTACAAATTGTCGCTCCAGAAGAATCTATGGAAGCATTAGAAGAATTGACGGGACATGCTGAACGTGTATTGCAACTGCTTAATTTACCTTATCGTAAAGTATTATTATGTAGTGGTGATATGGGATTTGGCGCTTGTAAAACCTATGATCTCGAAGTATGGTTACCTGCCCAAAATACTTATCGTGAAATTTCTTCTTGTTCTAATATGTGGGATTTTCAGGCTCGTAGAATGCAAGCTCGTTGTCGTGCTAAAGGCGATAAGAAAACACGTTTAGTGCATACGTTAAATGGTTCTGGTTTAGCCGTAGGTCGTACACTTGTTGCCATTTTAGAGAATTATCAGCAAGCAGACGGTTCAATTATTGTACCAGAAGTATTAAGATCTTATATGGGTGGAATTGGTATCATTGGTCATTAATCGGATTAAAGGGAAATATTTTTCCCTTTAATTATTTTTTATTCAATTAGACATTAATTTGTTTAAAACCTTTGCAATCGTTTTTGCTCTATAGCATAATAGCCAATGTGATTTTATCACGCTTATCTATGGAAGTCCTTTCGGTTCCTCGCAACAACCTCTGATTTACTCGGTCAGGTTCGGAAGAAAGCAGCCAAAGTCAGAATGTTTGTGTGCCGAGTTTAAGCTGGGAGGACTTCCACCCAACTCTCCTCAAATTTAATCAATACGTTTAACTAAGCCACTGAAATAGCCATTTGCTTGAAGTAAGCTATGGTAATTGCCTTGTTCGATCAGTTTGGCGTTATCAATTAAATATAATTGATCAAATTGTTCTAATGCGGTTAAACGATGGGTTACCATAATAAGGGTTTTGTTTTTGCTATGTTCAAGTAATAAGGCAAGGATTTGTCGTTCTGTTTCACGATCTAAGCCTTCGGTAGGTTCATCTAATAATAATATTGGGGCATTGCTCAGTAATACCCTCGCGAGACCAAGACGGCGTTGTTCGCCACCAGAAAGGGGACGCCCGCCATCACCTAACCATAGATCTATACCTTGTTTATTATTTATTAAATGGTTTAAGCCTACTTGTTGCAGGACAAGAAGGATTTGCTGCTGACTTAATGGAATATCAGTGGCTATTTGTAAATTATTACGTAAGGTATCACTAAATATATGTACTCGCTGGGTAAGCATACAAATTTGTTGGCGTAATACATTTTCCTTATAAACAGTAATAGGCTGCCCATTTAGCAATAATTTACCTTGGTTAGGATCATAATTGCGTACTAATAATTGTAATAAACTTGATTTTCCGCTCCCTGTTTTGCCTAAAATAGCAATTTTTTGACCTTGGTAAATGGTTAGATGAATGTTTTGCAAAGCAGGATTGCTCTGTTGTGGGTAATAGAAACTCAGTTGCTCTATGTGAATCAGTGGCGTGGTTTGGGGAGAGGTTAACCAATTTTGTTTACCACTGAAATTTACTAAAGGGGATTGCTGAGTTATATCATTAACTCGTTCTGCTGATGCGATTACTTGACCTATATGTAAGAATGCTGTGCCGATAGGCATCAGAATTTCAAAAGTTGCTAAAGCACAAAACGTGAATAATGCAATCATTGCCGCTTTATAAAGCCCTTGCCCTAATTCGGCATTGGCGGATAACCAAAGTACTGCAACTACCAATAGACCATTACAAAATAATAAAAGTGCGGTAGAAAATCCCGCTAAATTTGCTTCTTTAGCTTGCAGAGATTGCCATTGTTGTTCTGTCTGGTTAAGTACTTGCTTATGCTGATTTTGGGCATTAAATAATAATAATTCTGCTTGGGCTTGAATAAACTCAATAAATTGAGTGCGATATTTGGCACGTTGTTGTACTAATTGATAGCCAAATTTTTTACCTAAGTGATAAAAAATTATAGGAATAACCAAAAGTAATATGAATAGGGTTATACCAATAAATAATGCAATTTTTACATGAATAAAACTTAATCCAATGGTAATCCCACTGATTACAATGATTGCACTAATAAAAGGGGCAAGTAAGCGTAAATACAGGCTATCTAACGTATCTACATCTGCCACTAAACGATTAAGTAAATCACTATGGCGATAGCGATTTAATACGGCTGGAGAAAGAGGAATAATTTTAGTAAAAATGCTGACACGTAATTTCGCAAGAATGCGAAAGGTAACATCATGGGTAATAATTTTTTCCACATAACGAGCGGCGGTGCGTCCAATAGCTAATCCTCTCACGCCTGCAGAGGGATAAAAAAAGTTAAATAATGTGCCTGCCCCTGCAATTGCGGTAGCGGCAAGAAACCAACCTGACAGGGTTAATAAACCAATACTGGCAGCAAGCCCCGTAATCATCAATAGAATACCTAAAAAAAGTTGAAATTTATTATGCTTAAATAAACGAATAAAGGGGAATAATGTACGCATATTAATTGATTTCCAAATGTCTATCGGCTAATAATTGAGCAAAGAAGCCAGTGTTTTTTAATTGTGAAAAATGACCCTGTTGCAAGATTTTTCCTTGTTGCATCACTAAAATTTGGTCGCATTGTTGCAAATCTTCTATACGATGGGTAATCATTAATGTCGTTTGTAAACGACTTATTTGCTGTAAACTTTTTAAAACTTGATTTTCAGATTGTGCATCAAGGCTTGCGGTGGGTTCATCAAGCAGTAACAGTTTACTTTGTTTTAATAAGGCTCGAGCTATGGCTAAACGTTGTGCTTGACCAACGGAAAGTCCAATGCCTCCCTCTTTAATTTCATAATCTAAGCCTAATTTATCGGTAAAGTCTTTAGCGAGTGCCTGTTTCAATGCTTGTTCAATTTGTTGCTCTGTGGCTTGTAGTTCTCCTAATAAGAGGTTGTTTTTTATACTTCCTTGTAATAACAATGGATTTTGCCCAACCCAAGCAATTTGCTTACGCCATAAAGAGGGATCAATTTGCTTGAGTTCTTGCCCATTAATTTTCAAGCTACCCTCATAAGGTAAAAAACCAAGTAATACATTCATTAGCGAGCTTTTTCCAGCACCACTTTGCCCTACCAATGCGGTATGACTATAAGCGGGGAGCGAAAAAGTTAAAGGCTGGCTTAAAGGGCTTCCTTGTGGCGAAAGTATTACTAAATCTTGTGCTTCAATAGTGATTGCTTGAGTTGGGGAAAAAGTTGGCACTGGTGTATGTTGTGTTTCAATGGTTGTTTGTTGTAAAAACTCCTCAATGGCATCAGCTGCCCCAATCGCTGCTGAGCGATCATGATAATAAGTGCCTAAATCTCGGAGAGGTTGATAAAACTCAGGGGCAAGAATTAAGCAGAAAAAGCCAGTAAATAATGTAATCCCTGTATCATAATGCCCGAAGTTTAACTGCCCTAAATAACTAAAACCAAAATAGACCGCCATAATCGCAATGGAAATTGAGGTAAAAAATTCCAGTACTGCGGAGGATAAAAATGCCATTTTTAGCACGTCCATAGTGGTTTTACGAAAATCCTCAGTGCTTTTTTCAATATGTTGAGTTTGTTGTTGAGCTTGATGAAACAGACGCAGGGTTTCTAATCCCTGTAAGCGATCTAAGAATTGAGCGCTAAGGCGAGCTAATGTAGCCATATTACGTTGGCTACTATCGGCGGCAGCAAGCCCTACTAAAATCATAAAAATAGGAATAAGCGGCGCAGTAACCAATAAAATTGCCGCAGCAACCCAGTTTAAGGGCAATATAGCAATTAAAATTACAATAGGCACAATAAGGGAAAGCATTTGTTGGGGCAAATAACGTGCGTAGAAATTATGTAAATTTTCTACTTGTTCCAACATAATACTTGCCCAAGCACCAGCGGGTTTTTGTTGAATAATGGCTGGACCTACCTGATGAATTTTATCTAGTATTTTTTGTCGCAGAATATTGCGTAATTGCTGACCGCAACGAAATCCGATACGCTCTCTCAACCAAAGTATTGTTGCACGTAGGGCAAAGCCAACAATTAACAATAAAAAGGGAACAATGAGCTCGGAACTTGTGGTTTGTTGCATAATCAAATGATCAAGGAGATAAGCAAGTAAAGCTGTTTGTGCCACTAAAATAATTGAACTGAAGCTGGCTAATAAGATATTGATATTGAGTAACTTTTTTATTGGTTGTTGCTGTTGTCTAAGCCATTTTTGTAGATAACGTTGTCGAG
Above is a window of Volucribacter amazonae DNA encoding:
- the cydC gene encoding heme ABC transporter ATP-binding protein/permease CydC, which produces MRTLFPFIRLFKHNKFQLFLGILLMITGLAASIGLLTLSGWFLAATAIAGAGTLFNFFYPSAGVRGLAIGRTAARYVEKIITHDVTFRILAKLRVSIFTKIIPLSPAVLNRYRHSDLLNRLVADVDTLDSLYLRLLAPFISAIIVISGITIGLSFIHVKIALFIGITLFILLLVIPIIFYHLGKKFGYQLVQQRAKYRTQFIEFIQAQAELLLFNAQNQHKQVLNQTEQQWQSLQAKEANLAGFSTALLLFCNGLLVVAVLWLSANAELGQGLYKAAMIALFTFCALATFEILMPIGTAFLHIGQVIASAERVNDITQQSPLVNFSGKQNWLTSPQTTPLIHIEQLSFYYPQQSNPALQNIHLTIYQGQKIAILGKTGSGKSSLLQLLVRNYDPNQGKLLLNGQPITVYKENVLRQQICMLTQRVHIFSDTLRNNLQIATDIPLSQQQILLVLQQVGLNHLINNKQGIDLWLGDGGRPLSGGEQRRLGLARVLLSNAPILLLDEPTEGLDRETERQILALLLEHSKNKTLIMVTHRLTALEQFDQLYLIDNAKLIEQGNYHSLLQANGYFSGLVKRID
- the cydD gene encoding heme ABC transporter permease/ATP-binding protein CydD, with protein sequence MQKTRQRYLQKWLRQQQQPIKKLLNINILLASFSSIILVAQTALLAYLLDHLIMQQTTSSELIVPFLLLIVGFALRATILWLRERIGFRCGQQLRNILRQKILDKIHQVGPAIIQQKPAGAWASIMLEQVENLHNFYARYLPQQMLSLIVPIVILIAILPLNWVAAAILLVTAPLIPIFMILVGLAAADSSQRNMATLARLSAQFLDRLQGLETLRLFHQAQQQTQHIEKSTEDFRKTTMDVLKMAFLSSAVLEFFTSISIAIMAVYFGFSYLGQLNFGHYDTGITLFTGFFCLILAPEFYQPLRDLGTYYHDRSAAIGAADAIEEFLQQTTIETQHTPVPTFSPTQAITIEAQDLVILSPQGSPLSQPLTFSLPAYSHTALVGQSGAGKSSLMNVLLGFLPYEGSLKINGQELKQIDPSLWRKQIAWVGQNPLLLQGSIKNNLLLGELQATEQQIEQALKQALAKDFTDKLGLDYEIKEGGIGLSVGQAQRLAIARALLKQSKLLLLDEPTASLDAQSENQVLKSLQQISRLQTTLMITHRIEDLQQCDQILVMQQGKILQQGHFSQLKNTGFFAQLLADRHLEIN